One part of the Palaemon carinicauda isolate YSFRI2023 chromosome 23, ASM3689809v2, whole genome shotgun sequence genome encodes these proteins:
- the LOC137617054 gene encoding uncharacterized protein gives MEANMTVIDVPDRGPTIQGRRGHYEVGDLLLLNCSCPPSYPPATLTWNINGQQASRETVIIYPGDTDTVGRESSWSGLQMWLTTQHFKHGGGLLLRCTASILHFYRMSTEVLIASPRYIESSPREGASTGGSSIQSVETIVLGVMILLSIVGT, from the exons ATGGAAGCCAATATGACGGTCATAG aCGTTCCAGACAGAGGACCGACAATTCAGGGTCGCCGAGGTCACTACGAAGTGGGTGACCTCCTCCTCTTGAACTGCTCTTGTCCCCCATCGTACCCTCCCGCAACGCTGACCTGGAACATAAATGGTCAACAG GCATCTAGAGAGACTGTCATAATCTACCCAGGCGACACAGATACAGTCGGCCGCGAATCCTCGTGGTCCGGCCTCCAAATGTGGCTGACGACGCAACACTTCAAACACGGAGGAGGACTCCTTCTGCGTTGCACGGCCTCCATCCTGCACTTCTACAGGATGTCGACCGAAGTCCTCATCGCTAGTCCTAGATATATAGAGAGTTCTCCGAGAGAGGGGGCTTCCACGGGAG GGAGCAGCATTCAATCAGTGGAGACCATTGTCTTAGGAGTGATGATATTATTAAGCATCGTAGGTACATGA